The Ziziphus jujuba cultivar Dongzao chromosome 3, ASM3175591v1 region CCTGTCtgaaagccaaaaaaatggcattTTTCTCTCCATGATCACtcattcactctctctctctctctctctctcaatcatGACCATCAATCAGATTGGCTTCTCTTTCAGTGAAtcaggtttctctctctctctctctctctcttctgagGCGGTTTGGCGAAGGTTGGTTCAGTAGGCCATTGATATTGTGAATCTTGGCAGGTCAGTGAGCTTCTTCAATTTCTGTTCTGtttgttaatttaaattatttgagtttttgggtttgaatttattttgaaattttgataaatttgaatCTTAAGGCAGGTTAGTgaacatcttcaatttcttgttCTGTTTGTTGATATAAATAATTCGAGttttgtgtttgaatttcttttgacaattttgataatttgatCAGTTAAGTGAGcttctttaaaattttgtttttgtttttgttctttgttgATATATTAAATAGTTTGAGTTTTAagttataaatttcttttagaggtatacatacacatacgtacatacatacatacatacatacatatatatatatatatatatcaacaatatgcacaaaaaaaaagaaaaaaaaaagaaaaaaaaagcggTTTTGGAAATATGATCTCCTTATAAATCCCAAGTAAAACACAAGTTCCTTGCACacaccccaaaaaaagaaaaaaaatggtgagTGAAAAAGTGAAACACTAATTATATCACAAAGTTCtgattaatttcttaaaaaatgattaatacaTATACGTTGTTTTCTATATcgttatagtttatttattaatttatttttggttttaaagatTGTGTTAGATGACTAACATTCTGatattactttcaaatttaaagctaagaaaaattatattaaattactgaTCGTTTGGTCACAAAATTATTGTGTAAGAATATGAGGAGTTGAAGAGTAAAGTTACTTTCCCAAGCGGGAAAAGTAACTTTAACAAAATCAGTAGTTAGTGCTATTGCCTTTTATGCCATTGGGAAAGTAACTTTAACAAAATCGGTAGTTAGTGCTATTCCCTTTTATGCCATGTCTGCTTTTAAATTTCCGGAGAGCTGGTGCAAGGAAATAGAGAGCAAAGCCAGTAGGTTCATTTGGAGTGGAGGCAGGCCGGGCAAAAGGCTTATGCCGATTTCGTGGGTAAAAATGTTTAGGCCGAAATATGCTGGAGGTTTAGGCCTAAGAAGACTTAAGGACATGAATCTTGCCCTCCTAAGCAAATTGAGCTCGCATCTAACTACAGAATCTGGTAGATTGTGGGTACAAGCCTTGAAATCCAAATATTTTGCTGGAAGAACCTTCTTGCGGTGCAACAGAAAGAAGCACTCGTCTTGGACTTGGTATAGCATTCTCCAAGCTAGGAAACTTATTCTTAATGGCCTTTGTTACAGAGTTGGTAGAGGGGACAAAATTAGTATTTGGGAAGATCCATGGATTCCCtacatttcaaattttaaaccaaGTCCTCTAATACAAGTAGTattttttgtgaaatgtttgatTCCTTGAGACTTTCAAACGGTGAGTGGAATTTGGAGAAGGTACAGCTTTTGTTTGACAGCAACACAGTGGCCAACATCAGTAAGATTCCAAGTACCAACAGGAACCTGGAAGACAAGATAATATGGGTGGGCAACAATAACGGTAGATCGTCTGTGAAATCTGCCTGCAAGCTTTTGGTTTCTGGAAAGATTTCTCGGAATCATCATGATGGAAACATTTGTGGACATCAATTTTACATGAAAGAATAAAGTTCTTTCTCTGGAAGTTAGCAAATCATGGTCTCCCCACCGTTGGAAACCTGCTCTCTCGGAACATAACGGTAGATGTGGCAACGTGTGTGCATGGGTGCAACTGTATGGAATCCGAAAATCATCTCTTCTTCCACTGCCAAGTTTTCCAGAGCGATGTGGTTCTCGATGCCATGGAGTATTAGATGGGATGATTTCATTGACTCTTCCTTAGAAGAGAAGGTAAGCATCCTTGCAGAGCCGGCTGGGGTGCTGCCGGTCCATCAGAATGACAAGgagaatttttttcttatatgaaGCTCTCATTCTGGATCAGTTATGGAAGATTAGAAACAGCTTCcggtttgaaaacaaaaaattctctTTAGAGAACACAATGGACTTGTTGAACCTCAGAGTCAAAGAAGCGAAGGCAATTCTCTTTGGTAACAACTTGACTTGACACAAAGCTCCTTCGCAGTTCATCAGAATTAATACAGACGCAGCAATAAAGGATGGTGGAAGTATGGTTGGCATTGTTGCCAGAAATTCTGAAGGAGAAATCTTAAAAATATGGGCCATTCCTTTTCATTCAGACTTTCCAGAGTTAGCTGAAGCTTTTGGTATTAATCAAGGGCTGATAAAAGAAAAGGAGGAGGGTTGGTCTTAACATATGGTGTGTATCTGATGCTAGGAGAATCATTTTCAGTTTGAATAATAATGACTTGCAAGATACCGCAATGGCTGGTGGATGGAGTAATCAACGACATCTTTCAGTTGAAGAATAGGTTTCAAGAAGTAATCTTCTGCTGGTCTCCTAGGAGTTCAAATATTTTAGCTGATTTTGTCTGTAATTGGTGTATTAGGAATGGTGTTACTGGTTCTTTGTCTACGGATATTTTTCCTAATGTTTTTCTGTCTTTTGTTTCCCAGGAGCGTGGTTTTTAAACCACATCACCTTTTGTAAGCTGGTGTAAGCTTTGTTTGGGTTTTGGTTTAATACACGTCCATTTggtaaccgaaaaaaaaaaaagaaaaaagaaaaattattgttgtaagaatattgctatttaatattACTAAAATAATTCCTATCTAAACGACACCGTTTTTGGTCGATAGTCGTCCTCATTTCTGAAGcgcatatatctatatctatatatatatatatatacacgcacgtgtgtgtgtgtatatatatatacatatattttacttCGATGTTTGGAAACCCGAAAAACTGGTTTTCTTTCTAGTCGCACTCTCGCTCTCGATTTCAGTCTTTAGTTTCGCTGTGCGATTCCTCAATTGGGTTGTTGTAGAGGTTAGTCAGcttcttctatttttgtttttgttttgtttttcttgttgaTGTTAAGTATTTATCGGTTTGACTTTCTTATTTTGGGTATTTGGTCGGtgagaatcttcaatttttgtttctgtttgcTGATATAAGTATTCTGAGATTTGGGTTTTTATTCCTTTTGAGAAATTGAATCTTTAGGCAGTTTGTGAGcttcttgaaatttttttttttttttttagggggaTGTTGATGTATAATAAAACAGTTTAATTTTTcagttataatttatttttggatatttcaTGTTAGAACTGTTGTTTCTTGCTGGATTTtggtttttcaatttgaaatttCTGCTAGATATTTTCATCTCTGAGTTTGTGCAatggaaatttcttcaaaatcCCATTTCATACCCTCATTCTGAAACAGTCCATTTcttttgcctttttattttgCTCCTTTTTTGTACCATATTCTTCACCCGTACAAAGTATTTatacacaaaaaagaaaaagaaaaaagaagaaaaagaaaaaaactgatACCCGTTATggatatatgaaaaaattggattttttaaacaaaattttaatatcagtATCACTTCATATAATCACCAACATGTTATATATGAAGGTGTCTATGTCTGTTGACTTCATTTTTCAAATCTATTAATGCAACTGACCAATTTTATACATTTCAAAATAGAGCTCTTCAATTTTGCACAAAATATTCAAGTGATTCTGTTTATACACTTTCTTTCCTTAGCCTTTAAGAAAACCCTGGAGAATCATTTTGATAACTTATATCATAACCTGTGTGATTGATTGAGTTTGCTTCTAACAGTAAAAtatgttatatacatatagacaTTCTGATAAAGAAGTGGACAATCTTCTCAGGATTTTATAACCATGGCAACAAAAAGAGTAAAGAGAAACTGTGGAGAAAAAGGGGTACAAAATGAGCCCGACATCATGGCCGAAGACCGAATATCACAATTACCTGATTCtgtcatatattatattttctcattCCTTCCTACCATTCATCTTGTTAGAATGAGTCGTGTTTCAAGGCGTTGGAGACGGATGTGGGTTTCTACtccctttttatattttgattgtcATTTCGATGATGTTACTTTCACTGAGAAGGTAAATAGATCAAGTATGTTCCTAAAATTTGTGGGAAACTGTTTGAGATGTCGAAAGCTGTACATGCAACCAGATACATTCATAACAAGTTTTAAGCTTCACACGTATGATAAACTTGGACACCATGCTGCTCAAGAAGTAGATAATTGGGTGAGGTTTGCCATTCAAAGCAGAGTGAAGGAGTTAGATCTTCAAGTGGGAGAGTACTGTATTCCTCAGTTTGTTTTTACCGCAAATTCATTGACGCAACTGAGGTTTCATGCTTTGGGGTTTGAGGTCGCTTCACTTTCAACCTCAAGTTCATTAACTCAGCTTAAATTAAGAGCTTTGAAGCTGGAGGTCCCTTTTCTTTCAAAGTTTCCCTCTTTGAAAGTTCTTTCATTGAGCTATGTGGAATCTAATTATGAGTCGTTTCAAAATCTTATTTCTGGATGTCTTATTATTGAGGACTTGCATTTACGAGCCCTAAATGACATTCATCCTGTGCATGAATATGGATGCGATTTGTTGGATATAAGCAACATAGATTTTCCTGCTAAAACACTTAAAAAATCTCTCATTATTTTCTGTAAAGTGGAATGTTCAGCGGTTGGAATGTTTGATTTCTGGGCTTCCTCTGCTTGAGAGATTTACTTTAACTTGTTTCCATGAAGTAAATATTAGTATCCATAGTCATAGCCTGAAATATTTATCCTTTGATGCATATGGAGATACCATAAATGCCACGATTGTAACACCAAACTTAGTTTACTTATACTTGAGATGTGATGTCCAGTCGATCATTTCAATTGAGGCTCCCAACCTTTTCCAAGCCAATTTAAGTCTTACAGATGGTGGCTATGGATCAGCTTCATGTTTTGATCTTTTACATTTTCTTGCAAAGCTCCACGgcttgaagaagatgaagctgtCTACTTTCTGGGAAGAGGTATTTATAATTGCTTGCTTTGTTTAGttctgtttgttttatttttacaatttctaAATACAAGGTTGATTACTGATGATACAAATTTATTGTGGTTAAA contains the following coding sequences:
- the LOC107422256 gene encoding putative FBD-associated F-box protein At5g22720, translating into MATKRVKRNCGEKGVQNEPDIMAEDRISQLPDSVIYYIFSFLPTIHLVRMSRVSRRWRRMWVSTPFLYFDCHFDDVTFTEKVNRSSMFLKFVGNCLRCRKLYMQPDTFITSFKLHTYDKLGHHAAQEVDNWVRFAIQSRVKELDLQVGEYCIPQFVFTANSLTQLRFHALGFEVASLSTSSSLTQLKLRALKLESIISIEAPNLFQANLSLTDGGYGSASCFDLLHFLAKLHGLKKMKLSTFWEEDIIFPEDIRNTSSPPLPNLKHLEASLYDEHKKNSELLDFLVWCAPSVETLKINGKILL